One window of the Triticum dicoccoides isolate Atlit2015 ecotype Zavitan chromosome 3B, WEW_v2.0, whole genome shotgun sequence genome contains the following:
- the LOC119278874 gene encoding uncharacterized protein LOC119278874 — translation MPSPALCATSAARLRLLLPSAPSALFLGAAAASAALAPAKQRLLFSTTVPAGMAAAAGAKAPTQPPAAGGDVSERIMPHLLNIYGSCATARDFEMYAPNATFEDPLMRAHGVKQIKSAFYTMPKVFGESKIVEYTIKENATGPGKSQILIDNKQHYKVFGKDVDLESLITLDVEDGKVVRHQDWWDKKPLKNRETVSFPLLGRLAQTSRRGAMLLTHVLMGFGKDPTP, via the exons ATGCCATCCCCCGCTCTCTGCGCCACCTCCGCCGCCCGACTGCGCCTGCTCCTGCCGTCCGCCCCGTCTGCGCTCTTCCTCGGTGCAGCTGCTGCTTCTGCCGCCCTCGCGCCGGCGAAGCAGAGGTTATTGTTCTCGACGACGGTGCCGGCAGGCATGGCGGCGGCCGCGGGAGCGAAGGCGCCGACGCAGCCGCCGGCGGCGGGCGGGGACGTGTCGGAGCGCATCATGCCGCATCTCCTCAACAT ATACGGATCATGCGCCACGGCACGGGACTTCGAGATGTACGCGCCCAATGCCACATTTGAGGACCCGCTCATGCGCGCCCATGG CGTGAAGCAGATCAAATCAGCCTTCTACACGATGCCTAAG GTATTCGGTGAGTCCAAGATCGTAGAGTACACGATAAAGGAAAACGCGACCGGGCCGGGGAAATCCCAG ATACTGATCGACAACAAGCAGCACTACAAGGTCTTTGGCAAGGATGTGGACCTGGAATCCCTCATCACGCTCGACGTCGAGGATGGCAAGGTCGTCAGGCACCAGGACTG GTGGGACAAAAAGCCTCTCAAGAACAGGGAGACGGTGAGCTTCCCGCTGTTGGGACGGCTGGCGCAGACGAGCCGCCGGGGAGCCATGCTGCTCACCCACGTTCTCATGGGCTTCGGCAAAGACCCCACCCCGTGA